One genomic segment of Cytophagia bacterium CHB2 includes these proteins:
- a CDS encoding alpha/beta hydrolase codes for MRISTARIPGRLIEDFILRTILFLLAGLAVFLVLLRLLERQMVFFPSKYPAGFWQPDRFGLPVEEVSLTTADGVSIHGWFVPHEAPLANLLMAHGNAGNLSDRIEWLARLREEIPANMFMFDYRGYGRSAGSPTEEGCYRDAEAAHDWLKQHSPRLPIIAHGHSLGSAVVIELAGRRELAGLIIESAFTDAHDMARLMFGGLPMGWLTSMKWASSKKVPQLNLPKLFVHGDRDGVIPYALGQKLFAAAAEPKLFITLHGVDHNDTFISGGEMYYRALREFVQSCAKSASPDSAQGQK; via the coding sequence ATGCGCATATCGACTGCAAGAATACCCGGTAGATTGATTGAGGATTTCATATTGCGTACCATCTTATTCCTCCTCGCAGGCCTCGCTGTTTTTCTGGTTCTGCTTCGCTTGCTCGAACGCCAGATGGTATTCTTCCCCAGCAAATATCCCGCAGGATTCTGGCAGCCCGATCGTTTCGGTTTGCCGGTGGAAGAGGTTTCGCTGACAACTGCCGACGGCGTCAGCATTCATGGCTGGTTCGTTCCGCATGAAGCGCCGCTGGCAAATCTGTTGATGGCGCACGGCAACGCCGGGAATCTCAGCGATCGTATTGAGTGGCTGGCGCGCTTGCGCGAGGAAATTCCCGCAAACATGTTTATGTTTGATTATCGCGGTTATGGCCGCAGCGCGGGCTCACCGACAGAAGAAGGCTGCTATCGCGACGCGGAGGCGGCGCATGATTGGCTCAAACAGCACTCGCCCCGTTTACCGATCATTGCTCACGGACATTCTCTCGGCAGCGCTGTCGTCATCGAATTGGCCGGGCGGCGCGAGTTGGCTGGTCTCATCATCGAATCTGCCTTTACTGACGCCCACGACATGGCGCGGCTGATGTTCGGCGGCTTGCCCATGGGCTGGCTCACCAGCATGAAATGGGCGAGCAGCAAAAAAGTGCCGCAACTCAACCTGCCAAAACTTTTCGTGCATGGCGATCGCGATGGCGTCATCCCGTATGCGCTCGGCCAAAAGCTGTTTGCGGCCGCCGCCGAACCGAAGCTATTCATCACGCTGCACGGCGTTGATCATAACGACACGTTCATTTCCGGTGGTGAAATGTACTATCGCGCATTGCGCGAATTTGTGCAAAGCTGTGCAAAATCCGCAAGCCCCGATTCTGCCCAAGGACAAAAGTGA
- a CDS encoding diacylglycerol kinase family lipid kinase: MKKILIAANRQAGKGRGAKVLQHAVHALQQNGVVCEVLLSEYDGHLLQALPDRLTEKWDTIVALGGDGTLFQVINCCLHTPGFTTPLALLPAGTGNSFSKELTGEAIESAWRKIISDQPTAIDVIHCRPHAPAAGYPNGYYFITALGLGFVSEVTVNALRFKRLGVLAYALSVLTSLIHLKTTHMKMVLDGETIVRENVFVIVCNSRYAGGNMKIAPGARLDDGLMEVIVLNKVNRRTVIRAFPSVFSGAHVHHPNIEIFSGKKLHLEADPVQILTPDGEVAGQTPATLTVQPLRLKFIL; the protein is encoded by the coding sequence ATGAAAAAAATTCTCATTGCCGCCAATCGGCAAGCCGGCAAGGGCCGGGGTGCAAAAGTTTTGCAACACGCGGTGCACGCCTTGCAACAAAACGGCGTTGTGTGTGAAGTTTTGTTATCCGAGTATGACGGCCATTTGCTGCAAGCGCTGCCCGACCGTCTTACCGAAAAATGGGATACGATTGTAGCGCTGGGCGGCGACGGCACGCTGTTTCAAGTGATCAATTGCTGCTTACACACGCCCGGCTTCACGACGCCGCTCGCGCTGCTCCCGGCAGGAACGGGCAATTCTTTTTCAAAAGAGTTAACCGGCGAGGCAATCGAATCGGCGTGGCGCAAAATAATTTCAGATCAGCCCACCGCAATTGACGTGATTCATTGCCGGCCGCACGCGCCGGCCGCGGGCTATCCGAACGGTTACTATTTCATCACCGCGCTGGGGCTGGGATTTGTTTCGGAGGTGACGGTTAACGCGCTGCGCTTCAAGCGGCTGGGCGTGCTGGCGTATGCCTTAAGCGTGTTGACCAGCTTGATCCATCTCAAGACCACGCACATGAAAATGGTATTGGATGGCGAAACGATCGTCCGGGAAAATGTTTTTGTGATTGTCTGCAACTCGCGTTACGCCGGCGGCAACATGAAAATCGCGCCCGGCGCGCGGCTTGACGATGGCTTGATGGAAGTCATCGTACTGAACAAAGTGAATCGCCGCACGGTGATCCGGGCGTTTCCCTCGGTGTTTTCCGGGGCGCATGTGCATCATCCCAATATCGAAATCTTTTCCGGAAAAAAATTACATCTTGAAGCCGACCCCGTGCAGATTCTCACGCCCGACGGCGAAGTCGCGGGGCAGACGCCCGCAACCTTGACCGTGCAACCGCTACGCCTGAAGTTTATCTTATGA
- the rnz gene encoding ribonuclease Z, with amino-acid sequence MIDIVFLGTGSALPTARRNLSGVALLRRGEIFLFDCGEATQIQFRRAGLKPGKLRYIFISHFHGDHLFGLPGLLTSLKMLGCQQEIHLFGPAGLASYIRFHQDLCGFELGYPLAIHEITEGSEAIIWRTPDYHVEWQPLQHRIFTAGFALAETNRPGKFDDAKAGALGVPFGPERGRLQAGESIVLNDGRTIKPEEVIGPARPGLKIAYCVDTSPCPGEEILARNADALIADATFPWQDHEWAYQTGHSTPADAGKIAQRCGVRQLFLTHFSGTLGQADLPAMAAEAREFFPYVTAATDLARFTIRESD; translated from the coding sequence ATGATCGATATCGTTTTCCTCGGCACCGGCTCGGCATTGCCCACCGCCCGGCGCAATCTTTCCGGTGTGGCGCTGCTGCGCCGGGGTGAAATTTTTCTGTTTGATTGCGGCGAGGCGACGCAAATTCAATTTCGCCGCGCGGGTTTGAAACCGGGCAAGCTGCGCTACATTTTTATTTCACATTTTCATGGCGATCATCTCTTCGGCCTGCCGGGCCTGCTCACCAGCCTCAAAATGCTGGGCTGCCAGCAGGAAATTCATCTCTTCGGCCCCGCGGGACTTGCATCATACATTCGTTTTCATCAGGATTTGTGCGGGTTTGAGTTGGGTTATCCGCTCGCCATTCACGAGATCACCGAAGGTTCCGAGGCCATCATCTGGCGCACGCCGGACTATCATGTCGAATGGCAACCGTTGCAGCATCGCATCTTCACCGCGGGCTTTGCTTTGGCGGAGACAAATCGCCCCGGCAAATTTGACGATGCAAAGGCGGGCGCACTCGGCGTGCCGTTCGGTCCAGAGCGCGGACGTTTGCAAGCGGGTGAAAGCATTGTGCTCAATGACGGCCGCACAATCAAACCGGAAGAAGTGATCGGCCCTGCGCGGCCCGGCCTTAAAATCGCGTACTGCGTCGATACCTCGCCTTGCCCGGGCGAAGAAATTCTTGCCCGCAACGCTGACGCCTTGATTGCTGATGCCACTTTTCCGTGGCAAGATCACGAGTGGGCGTATCAAACCGGCCATTCCACGCCGGCGGATGCGGGCAAAATCGCGCAACGCTGCGGCGTGCGCCAACTCTTCCTCACCCATTTTAGCGGCACACTCGGCCAAGCAGATTTGCCCGCCATGGCCGCCGAAGCGCGGGAATTCTTTCCATACGTGACAGCGGCAACGGATTTAGCGCGCTTCACGATTCGTGAAAGCGATTGA
- a CDS encoding DMT family transporter, whose protein sequence is MARICAKLCKIRKPRFCPRTKVSAAANVSKTIPRRAVFAVLAAGVLAVSFSAIFVRWCEAPALVIAFYRLFFASLFLILLTGRQTLAEVRALPRQTIARSALSGCALACHFATWISSLSYTSVASSTVLVATVPVFVALGSVLILRERVRPLLYWGLLIALAGTVVITRSDAHRGQNSLLGDGLALAGAIFAAVYFLLGRKLRRNMNTATYVTLCYAMAALVLLPGIFLLQQPLFLYSWQTFGLFLLIALIPQMIGHTSFNWALQYLSAPAVSIAVLGEPIGASVLAFFLLEEGISSGALAGGMITLAGVALAIYAEPRQK, encoded by the coding sequence ATTGCGCGAATTTGTGCAAAGCTGTGCAAAATCCGCAAGCCCCGATTCTGCCCAAGGACAAAAGTGAGCGCCGCAGCCAACGTCTCGAAAACGATTCCACGCCGCGCGGTTTTTGCCGTGTTGGCGGCGGGAGTCCTGGCCGTCTCGTTTTCGGCAATTTTTGTGCGCTGGTGCGAAGCGCCCGCCCTGGTCATTGCATTTTATCGTTTATTCTTTGCCTCGCTTTTTTTGATCTTGCTCACCGGCCGGCAAACGCTGGCGGAGGTACGCGCTCTCCCCCGCCAAACGATTGCCCGGTCCGCGCTCTCGGGCTGCGCGCTGGCCTGCCATTTTGCAACGTGGATATCATCATTATCTTATACCTCCGTTGCCAGCTCAACCGTATTGGTTGCGACGGTTCCGGTTTTTGTCGCGCTGGGCAGTGTTTTGATTTTGCGCGAACGGGTTCGGCCATTGCTCTACTGGGGTTTGCTGATTGCGCTTGCCGGAACCGTCGTGATCACACGCAGTGATGCGCACCGCGGCCAAAACTCGCTGCTCGGCGACGGCCTGGCGCTTGCCGGCGCGATCTTCGCAGCCGTTTATTTTCTTCTCGGCCGCAAACTGCGCCGCAACATGAACACCGCAACCTATGTTACCCTCTGCTACGCGATGGCAGCCCTGGTATTGCTGCCCGGCATATTCTTGTTGCAGCAGCCGCTTTTTTTGTATTCCTGGCAAACGTTCGGTTTGTTCTTGTTGATTGCGTTGATTCCACAAATGATCGGGCACACCAGCTTCAACTGGGCGCTGCAATACCTCTCCGCGCCGGCAGTGTCCATTGCCGTGCTCGGTGAGCCGATAGGTGCAAGCGTATTGGCATTTTTCTTATTAGAAGAAGGAATCAGCAGCGGCGCGCTTGCCGGCGGCATGATCACGCTCGCCGGTGTTGCGCTCGCGATCTATGCTGAGCCGCGGCAAAAGTGA